In Chloracidobacterium sp., the following proteins share a genomic window:
- a CDS encoding glycosyltransferase family 39 protein: protein MSKKKKGKKPSGQPRVVAAEQTSQAAVPPQKPKRQPAAFRSVDEWLTDQRWFVAAGVITLISIFLRFWQLSLKPFHHDEGVNGFFLRTLFLDGTYRYDPTNYHGPSLYYISLAFAKVFGLETIPVRASMAIFGVLMVALAFFLKRYLGRVGSLMAALFLAISPGMVFISRYFIHEIFFVFLGLALAVAVVYFVEKQRVGIYAIAWTALILLVCYAPSTVKLSTFLGGDSSAALWGFAILFFIVEAVLTYLVIKWLLSWDNGRPIYMILASASVAMFFATKETAFITLGTMLIACVSVWIWRRIMPDATLDRNRFNLTLAVTGLAVIFLFLSGMFGDAYKWLFDTFMPTGRPPETFVFVGIVGMIAAAVAAWLIFLFAQRSSNESDIVEPSALTWGSFRAALGDNRNLIMIATAVIITFVYLCVLFFTSFFTYAEGWKKAFEAYAVWTKTGSRDHTMHGWTGYIKWGMKIESAILILSLLGALVAWVKAKHRFAIFAGFWSFGLFAAYSIIPYKTPWLALSFLLPMCLSAGYGLNELIGSRDNRLRFLGAALGIVAVSVLGYQTYQLNFVKYDNDEMPYVYAHTRREFLDLINEIARYADKSGKGKDAQIEIVSPDYWPMTWYVKDYGKAYFQGRPVDASTAEMIVAKKGDQDSIVAQKYATHYKFAGVYPLRPGVDLMLLVRNDLAETSALDLSKIPEYKKP, encoded by the coding sequence ATGAGCAAGAAAAAGAAAGGCAAAAAACCATCCGGACAGCCGCGTGTAGTCGCGGCAGAGCAAACGTCGCAGGCCGCAGTTCCACCACAGAAGCCAAAACGGCAGCCGGCCGCTTTCCGCTCGGTTGACGAATGGCTGACCGACCAGCGTTGGTTCGTCGCAGCCGGAGTGATTACTCTGATCTCGATCTTCTTACGCTTTTGGCAGCTCAGCCTAAAGCCGTTCCACCACGACGAGGGCGTGAACGGCTTCTTCCTGCGAACTCTATTTCTCGACGGCACATATCGCTACGACCCGACAAACTATCACGGCCCATCGCTGTATTACATCTCGCTGGCGTTTGCCAAGGTGTTTGGCCTCGAGACCATTCCCGTGCGGGCAAGCATGGCGATCTTTGGCGTGCTGATGGTCGCGCTGGCTTTCTTCCTCAAACGCTATCTCGGCCGCGTCGGCAGCCTCATGGCCGCACTCTTTCTCGCGATATCGCCGGGAATGGTCTTTATTTCCCGTTACTTTATTCACGAGATATTCTTTGTGTTCCTCGGCCTCGCTCTCGCGGTCGCGGTGGTCTATTTTGTCGAAAAGCAGCGGGTGGGCATTTACGCTATCGCATGGACAGCACTGATCCTGCTGGTCTGCTACGCGCCCTCGACGGTAAAGCTCTCTACATTTCTCGGCGGTGATAGTTCAGCAGCCCTCTGGGGCTTTGCGATACTCTTCTTTATCGTCGAAGCGGTCCTGACCTATCTCGTGATCAAATGGCTGCTTAGTTGGGATAATGGGCGGCCGATCTACATGATCCTCGCGTCGGCATCCGTGGCAATGTTCTTCGCGACAAAGGAAACGGCGTTCATTACGCTCGGCACCATGCTGATCGCGTGTGTCAGTGTCTGGATCTGGCGGCGCATAATGCCGGATGCAACGCTGGACAGGAACAGGTTCAATCTCACCCTCGCCGTGACGGGCCTCGCGGTCATTTTCCTGTTTCTATCAGGGATGTTTGGCGACGCCTATAAATGGCTGTTTGATACGTTCATGCCGACGGGACGCCCGCCGGAGACGTTTGTTTTTGTCGGTATCGTCGGTATGATAGCGGCTGCCGTAGCTGCATGGCTGATCTTCCTCTTTGCTCAACGGAGCTCAAACGAATCGGATATCGTCGAACCGTCCGCGCTCACCTGGGGCAGCTTCCGAGCCGCGCTTGGCGACAACCGCAACCTGATCATGATCGCAACCGCAGTCATCATCACTTTTGTATATCTCTGCGTTCTGTTCTTTACGTCGTTCTTTACCTACGCAGAAGGCTGGAAGAAGGCCTTTGAGGCGTATGCCGTCTGGACAAAGACCGGCAGCCGCGACCATACGATGCACGGCTGGACCGGTTACATCAAATGGGGAATGAAGATCGAGTCGGCGATCCTGATCCTCTCGCTGCTCGGCGCCCTGGTCGCTTGGGTCAAGGCAAAGCATCGTTTTGCGATCTTCGCGGGATTCTGGAGCTTTGGCCTCTTTGCGGCATATTCGATAATTCCGTACAAGACGCCGTGGCTCGCGCTCAGCTTTCTACTGCCGATGTGCCTGTCAGCGGGCTATGGGCTCAATGAATTGATCGGATCGCGGGATAACAGGCTCCGGTTCCTGGGCGCGGCACTCGGAATTGTCGCCGTCAGCGTGCTGGGCTACCAGACCTATCAGCTCAATTTCGTCAAATACGACAATGACGAGATGCCATATGTCTATGCCCACACGCGGCGCGAGTTTCTCGATCTTATCAATGAGATCGCACGCTACGCCGACAAGAGCGGCAAAGGCAAAGATGCCCAGATCGAGATCGTGTCGCCTGACTATTGGCCGATGACTTGGTACGTTAAGGATTACGGTAAGGCCTATTTCCAGGGCCGCCCCGTCGACGCGAGCACGGCCGAGATG